The Streptomyces sp. NBC_01142 genomic interval CGCCCAGACGGCCAGGGCCGTGACCTCGCCGCGCAGCGCGGCCGCGGCGTCGGTGAGGGCGTAACCGACCTCACCGGGGACCGGGAAACGCACCGTGCAGGTGGGCAGTTCCACCCAGGGCCCCGGATGCTCCGCCGTGGGGCGGTGCACCCGGGCGACGAAGCCGCGCTCGAAGGCACGCCTGGCGCCGGCCATCGCCCGGGCGCCCACGGCGGCGGTCAGCGTCTCGTCGTCGATGGCGCCGGGCGACCAGCCGGACCGGACGGCGGGCACGGTGCCGGCGGAGGCGGCGTGGCTGGAGGATGCCTCGGCGGAGGTGGCCTGTGGGGAGTCGGTCTGATGGGAGGCGGCCTCGGGGGAGGCGGTCCGACCGGGGCCGGCCTGCTCGGGGTCGGCCTGATCGGCGTCGGACTCGGCGGAGCCGGTGTGGTCGGAGGCGGCTTCCTCTGAGGCGGCTTCGTCGGCCGAGCGCTGATATGCCAGCACCAGGCCGATCAGATGCCGGCAGACCCCGGGCGCGCCACATCCGCACGCGCCGGTGTCCAGGTTTCCGCCCGGCGGCAGCTCCGCCTTCGTACCGTCGGCGAAGCTGCCGCGTACGGTGCCGTCCGCCTCGGCCGTGACGGTGGGCCCGGAACCCGCGCCGAGGTCCTTCGACGCGCGTTTGACCAGGCCCCGGTTGGTCAGCGCGGCCAGCGTGTCCGGGGTCAGCGCCAGCAGATCCGTACGTCTCATCGGCCCAGCCTCTCCGCGACGAACTCGGCGAGCCGGCCCGGCGTCATCGCCCCCATGTGCGCGCCCGCCTCCGCCAGCCGGCCGGCCAGCGCACGGTCGTAGTCCGCGTTCGCCTCCTCGTCGAGGGAGGCGAGGCCCAGCACGGTCGTGCCCTGCCCCACCAGCGAGCGGACCGTGCGCACCAGCCGGTACGGATCGCCCCCTTCGTAGAAGTCGGAGACGATCGCGAAGACACACCGGCGCGGGTTCTCGACCAGGCCCGCGCCGTAGTCGACGGCCCGTGCGATGTCGGTGCCGCCGCCGAGCTGGACACGCATCAGCAGCTCCACCGGGTCGGTCACCTCGGACGTCAGATCCACCACGGAGGTGTCGAAGGCGATCAGATGCGTCTTGAGGCCCGGCAGTCCCCACAGGCAGGCCGCGGTCACCGCGGAGTGGATGACCGAGCCGGCCATCGACCCCGACTGGTCGACCAGCAGCACCAGTTGCCACTGCTCCAGGTGGCGGCGGGTACGGGAGTGGAAGTACGGCCGCTCGATGAGGACGCGCCGCCGGTCCGGCTGATAGTGCGCGAGGTTGGCGCGTACGGTCTGTCGGAAGTCGAAGTCCCGCGCCAGGGGCAGCCGGCTGGGGCGGCGCGACCTGGTCCCGGTGAAGGCCCGGTGGACCTCCGGCTTCAGCCGCTCCATCAACTGGCGCACCACGCCCTCCACGATGCGCCGGGCCAGCCGGAGCACCTCCGGGTTCATCAGGTGCTTCGTCCGCAGCACCGCGCGCAGCAGGGTCGCGCTGGGCTCGATCCGTTCCAGTACCGCCGGGTCCGTGACGATCTCCTGGATTCCGTACCGCTCGACGGCGTCGCGCTCCAGCCGCTCGATGGTCTCCTTCGGGAAGAGCCGGTGGACGTCGTCGAGCCAGTCGACGGCGGTGACCGCGGACGGCCCGTCGCCGCCCTCGCGGCCGTGGGGACCGGCGCGGCGCACCCCGCGCTCCGCGAGCTCCGGGTCCCGGCCGTACAGCCACTCCAGCGCGGCGTCGCGGGTGGCGGCTTCGGTGCCGAGCGGTCCGGTGCACCGCTCGGCGGGGGCGCCAAGGATGAGCCGCCAGCGCTCGAGAGAGGGGTCGGCCGCGGGTGCCCGGCCGGGCTCCGTCCCGGTCATGGGGCGACTCGCAGGCTGTAGCGGTCGAGCAGCTGGGTCACGTTCTCCTCCAGGGACTTCGCCCGGGCGATCAGCAGTGGATCGGCGCTCGTACGCAGCAGCGTGCGCGCCGAGCCGTGCACCTTGCGCCGCTCGAGCAGACGCCGGGCGATGCGTTCGCGCTCGCGCGGCGGGAAATAGGCGAAGGCCTGGCGCAGTGCGGGCAGGCCGGTGAGGAAATCGGCGTCGGTCATCGCGGCGACGATCCCGTCCAGTACGTCGATCAGCGACTCCGCGCCGTCGCCGTCGTTGCTGTCGGTGTCGGTGTCGGTGTCGGTGTCGGTGTCGGTGTCGGCGCCGTCGGCCCCGTGTGCCGTCACCTCGTCGCGGGCGAGTGCAAAGAGCCCCGCGAGCCAGTCGCCGAGCGTGTCGGGAGCGGCCGCGCGGACGACGGAGGTCTCGTCGCCGGGTGCGCCGAGCGACCGGTGCAGTCCGAACGCGGCGCCGCGCAGATCGGCGGGGGCATCCGGGTCCCGGCCGATACGCCGGGCGACGGCAACGGCGGCTTCGCGCGACACGGAGAGCAGCGCCGGGGCGTGCAGCAGAGCGTCCCGTACGGCGACGACGGCACCCAGCCGGGCGAAGTCCACCCCGGACGCTCCACCGCGCACGCCTTCCAGGAGCCACAGCAGCCGGCCGGCCGCACCGTCCACGACGGTGGCGAGCAGCGGACTGCGCGCGATGCCGTACACGCGGTCGTGCCGCCACAGACCCAGGGCCGTGGCGAGTACGTCGCCGAGCGGACCCGGCTCAAGGAACTCACCTGTCTCTGCGGAGAGTTGGGACAACAGCTGTACGGACAGCTCACCCACCCCGCACAGCACGGCGTCGAACAGTGTCTGCGCCAGAGGTCCGGCCGCCGTGTCGCCGAGGGCGACCGCCGCGGCCTCCTCCAGGCGTGCCCCGTACGCCCCCGCCTCGACCAGCGCGGCCTCGCGGCCCGGCCGGGACTGCGGCTCCCAGCGTTCGGTGAACACCGGGTCGGCGCCATGCCGCGGGCCCGATGTGCGCGCGTATCCGGGGATGCCCAGCACCCGCAGGCGGTGCAGCACTTGGCTGCGTTCCAGATCGGGGGCCCGGGTGAGGTCGAGGGTGAACGCGCGCTCGTGGCCGTCCAGTTTCAGGCGCCCCAGCTGCGCGGCCACATCGTGGACCAGCGGTGGCGCCGGGGTGGCGGGATGCAGTCGGCCCGTCCGGTCACCACTGCACGCCGCCACCATCTCGACGACCACCGGATGCGTACCGGCAGCGAGCGGCCCGCGCGTCGTCCACGGCAGTGGCTGGTCCAGGTCGTCGCTGATCAGCGCACCGGCGAGACCGTCCAGTACATCGATCCTGGCCGGGCGCGGATGGCCGCGCAGGGCGGTGAGGCCCTGGGTCAGACTGCGGGCGGCGATCAGATCGGCGGTGGACACCGGGTGCTTTCGGCCGCGCAGCCGCCCGGCGACCGCGCGCAGCAGTGTGTCCGCGGCCGCCTCGGTGCCGTGCTCCCACACCTGCTGGTAGTAGCCGGGCGAGGGCATGCCGGACTGGTATCCGGCGAAGGCGTCCAACTGCCGGAAGGAGTAGGGCACGAGGAAGCTGCCGGCGAGCGCGTCCTGAGGCGGTGCGGGCACCTCGGGCCAGGAGCTCTCGCCGTGCGCGGCGAGCGTGCGCAGCGCGGGCCGGTGGAAGCCGCCCGTCACCACGAGCACCGGACGTTCCCCGGCCTCCGCGACGGCGGCACGCACCCATGACGCCATGTACGCCTCGCGGGTCCGGTCACCCGGGTCCGCCTCCGCCTCCCCGCGCACCAGCGCGAAGTAGGTATCGAGCCGCTCGGCCAGCCCGTCGTCCGGCTCGACCTCGAACAGCCGGTCCCACAGGGCGTCCACAGAGTCGACCGCGAAGTGCCGGCACAGCCGCTCGGTCGCCTCCGCGTAGCGCGCTTCCGCGTCGGCGTACCGATTGCTGCGCTCCGCGAACGCCGGATGCCACGCGGGCAGATCGATGAACCGCACCTCCGCCCCGGCTGCCCGGCCTGATGTGAGCGCGACCCACTCGGGTGAGTAGTCGCACAGCGGAGCCCAGGAGGTGGCGGCGCGCTCCTCGTCCCGGTAGTGGCTGAACACCGCGATCGGCAGATCGTGGCCGAGCAGCAGTTCGTCCAGCCGCCCGTTCATGTCGGCGGGCCCCTCCACCAGGACGTACGCGGGACGCACCTCCTCGATCGTTCTGGCGACCAGGCGCGCACAGGCGGGGGAGTGATGGCGCACCCCCAGGAACAGTGCGGGCATCAGTCGGCCAGCAGATGGCGGGCGTCGTACAGGGCCTTCCACTGCGGGCCGCGGCGGCGGGAGACCTGCTGCTCCAGATAGCGGCGCAGCCGGGCCAGATCCTCCGGGCTGTCCTTCGCGGCGGTCCCCGCGAGACAGGCCACCACATCGGCGGCGCTGCCCGCTTCGGCGCGCAGGAACCAGCCGCGGATGCCGACCGCGTGGGCGACGGACACCGCCTCCGCGGTGCTCATCACCGCGGACGGACGATCCGTCGGCGCCCCTTCACGGGTGGTGCCCGAACGCAGCTCGCGGAAGGTGGAGACCAGCACCTCCAGCACGTCGCGGTCGGGCGGGGTCTCGACGCCGGACCGGCGCAGCAGCGCGCTCGCCTCGGCCTCGACGAGGGCGAGTTCGGTGTCGAGGTCGGGGATCGGGAACACCGTCTCGAAGTTGAACCGGCGCTTGAGCGCGGCACTCATCTCGTTGACGCCCCGGTCCCGGGTGTTGGCCGTGGCGATCACATTGAAGCCGGGCCGGGCGAAGACCATGCCCTCGGCACCCCCCAGCTCCGGTATCGCCAGGACCCGCTCGGAGAGCAGGGACAGCAGCGAGTCCTGCACCTCCAGCGGGCAGCGGGTGATCTCCTCGAACCGCACGAGCCGGCCTTCCGCCATGCCGCGCAGCATCGGAGCCGGTACGAGGGAGCGCTTCGAGGGCCCCTCGGAGACGAGCAGCGCATAGTTCCAGGAGTACTTGATCTGATCCTCGGTGGTGGCCGCACCGCCCTGGACGGTCAGGGTGGAGGTGCCGGCGACCGCGGCCGCGATGAGCTCGGACAACAGGGATTTGGCGGTGCCCGGCTCGCCCACCAGCATCAGCCCCCGGCTGGTCGCCAGGGTCACCAGGGCCCGGTCGACCAGCGAGGGGTTGCCGACGAACTTGCGGCTGATGCCCGCGCTCTCGTCGCCGACGATGAAGCGGCGGGCCGCGCGCAGGCTCAACTCCCAGCCCGGCGGGCGAGGATCGGAGTCGGCGGCACGCAGCGCGGCGAGCTCCGCCGCGTACCGCACCTCGGCCGGGGGCCGCTGCAGCAGTTCCTGGTCCGCGGCCGTGTCCGTGTCCCTCTTTGGGTCCGCGGTGCTCACTTGGCGGCCTCCGCAAGCTCCAGCAGATCGGCGAGCACCTCGGAGACGGCCACCGGGTCGAGGTCGCCGAAGCGCAGCGGGTGGTGCGCGCGCGGAGAGAAGTCTCCGGGGGCGGTGCCGAGCCAGATGGTCTCCAGCTTCTGGTCGGGGAACACATCGAGCGCGCCGACGGCGATGCCCTCGTACAGATCGATGACCAGATACCGCTCCGGTGCAAGCTTCTTGGAGAACCAGCGCTCGACTCCGGCGTCCTGCGGCGTGCCGCGCTCCCAGCCGCGCCGCTGCAGGCCGAGCAGCTTGCCCGTCGGCACGGTGATCCCCTCGAATCGGGTCAGCCGCGAGCCCTGCGCCTCCTGGTCGGTCGGCGCGTACAGCGGGCGGCCCAGCTGCGGGAAGGGCTGAAGGATCTCGTAGTCCGCGAAGACCTCCGACCACGAGGAGAGGCTGTCGCCCAGGTGGAGCGGGTGGGGGAGCCGTACGGAGGCGTCCTCGGGAAGGGTGAACTCGTCGTCCTCGACATCGGCGAACGTACGGTCCTCGGCCACCCGGAAGGCGGTGACCGTGCCCGCTGACTCACTCAGCCACACCAGGCGGCGCACCAGATGCCACAGCAGCGGGTGCTGGACGAACAGTTCGCAGAACTCGGCCGCCGGCCAGGAACGGCCCGCGACCATCGCCGTCTCGAGCCGACGCATCTGATCCGAGGCGATGGTACGGACATCCTTCTTCAGTGCCATGAAGCGCTTGCGTTCGGCGGGGGCGAGCTCCGCGTCGTCGCGGGCGCCGGGCTGCGGCAGATCCTTGCGCCGCTTCCCGTCCTGGTCCAGGACGTACGGCCGCAGCTGTTCGTCGAAGCCCACCGTGAAGCGACGGGTCCCGTAGTCGATGACCGTGGAGCCGTCGGCGCTCAGGCCGAAATCGGGGACCAGCCGGTCGGCCAGTTGCTCACCGGTCAGCCCGAGACTCTCCGCCACCACGGCGATCTTCTCCTGGGCGCGGACCTTCAGCGCCTTGAACTTCACCCGCTGGGCGACGCCGTGCAGATGGAGCAGTGCCACATCCGTACCGATGGAGGCCAGTACGTCCAGACCCTCCACCGCACGGTGATGCGCGCCCTCTCCCGGCCAGACGCGCACCAGCGGGGTGAGCCGGCGCACCGTCTCGTCGTCGCCGAGCAGGCCGAGCGCGTGCAGCGCCCAGCTCTGCTTGGACGGCATCCCCGACAGCCGCCACTGCTCGAACAGAGCCCAGACGAACTCGGCCAGCGAGCCCGCGTCGCACACCTCCTTGAGCACCGCGATTCCCGGATAGGTCTCGCCCGGCTTGGAGAGGGCCAGCATGGTGACGGCGTGCCTGGTGGCGTCCGCGGGAAGGGCTTCCCCGGTTCGCACCAGAATCTGGGGCAGCAGGGTCGGCTCGGCCCACTCGACGGGTTCGGGCATCCGGGTGGGCAGCGCGTTCTCCAGGGGGTCGGCGGAGAGAGTCTCGTCGACGACCGCGACGGCCTCGGGCCCGTATGCGGAGGCGGCCGTGCGCACGGTCTCCGTACTGTGGGCGGCGGCGATCAGACGCAGGGCGTGCTCCGCGCGGCGCCGTGCCGGACCGGCCTTGCCCACCGCGTCGGGGACCAGCAGTGCGGCCGCGGCCGCTCCATGGCGTACGAACCAGGAGCGGGCCGTGCCGGCCGTCGAGGTGAGCCGGATCGCCCAGTCGGCCATCTGCCGGGCGACCCGGACGTCCACATACGGCAGCAGCAGCGGACCGAGGCTGCTCGGTTGCCGGGCGGCGACACGGAGCAGCAGGCCCAGCGCGGACTCCTCGAACCTGGCCACGATCGGCTTGAGCACGTCGGCGCCGTCCCAGAGATCGTCAGGGTCCCAGTCGTCGAGCAGCGGACGGATCAGCTCGGCAGGCGCGTGGATGAACGCCCCGGCCGACCTGACCGACCCGGACCGGAGCTCGCGGCGCAGGGCCTCCGCGTCGTGCATCCACGTCTGCGATGCGGACCAGGAGCGGTGCCAGGAGGGGGTGTCGGCCCATTCCTGCTGTTCGCCCGGCAGCCAGCTGACGGCGGGCTCGGACACCGCCGTCAGCCCGGCGACGACTCCGGCCTTCGCGGCCGGGCGCCTGTTCACCCACGGGGGGCTGGTCAGCAGCGCGGGCAGAGCGTCGGCCGGGGCATCCGCGATCCGGACCTGGCGGTCGAGGAGCGGCGCGAGGGCCGCTGCGATCTCCTCACCGAGCGTGGGAAGTACGGCCTCGACCAGGTCACGGTGGGCACCGACGTGCGCGGACAGCAACTGCCGGGCTGTCGGTCCGTCCGCGACGGCCAGCATGCGCAGCGCCCGTACGGGGTAGCGGTGGGCGGCCTTGAGCAGGGCAGGACGGACATGCTTGTCGTCCGAGTGGGAGAGCAGGATGCCGAACGCCTCGTCGGTCGGCAGTTCGCACAGCACACCGGCGATGAGCTTGACGGTGTCCGAGCTGCGGTAGGTGTGGCTCAGCGGCTCGGCCAGGAGCGGGGCCACCGCCGGGCCGACGCCCTCCGCGACGGTGCCGATCGACGTGACCGTCCAGCCGTACCAGCCGAATCCGCCCCGACTGCCCAACTGGGCGACCTGGTCCGGTGAGTTGAGCGAGCAGAACAGCATGGCGCGTACGGTTTCGTCCTCCTCGCCGCTGACGCCGGGGTGTGCACAGCATGCGGCCACCCAGTCCGTCTCGGTGGGAACGAGGTACGACGCCACGATCCGTCGGCGGTCCGTGCCCCGGCGCTCCGCCAGCGCCGCGACGGCCTCCCGGTAGGTCGCCTCGTCCGTTGCGGCGAGCAGCGCCCGCACCCGGTCGGCGGCCGGGCGGCGCTGCGAGGCCGCGTACGGGGGTGCCGAGGGCCCGAGTTCGCCGATCCAGGGGTCGGTGCGGTCCTGACCCCGCTGGAGGTAATGCACGTCGAGTTCAAAGAGCTCCACCACGGCCGCGGCCGCGAACGGGAGCCCGTAGGAGCTGACCCAGGTGTCCGCCCAGGCGTCCGCGGGCAGGGGGTAGATCCCCGTCAGCGCGGCGAGGACCGCGGCGCCGACCGGGTTCGCGTCGCCCCCGAGCTGGGCACGCGCGGCCTCGGCGAGCTGGGGAGCGGTCTTCGGACTGAGCAGGAACTCCTCGATCCACTCGGCCTCCTCCTTGACCCGGAGCCCGGTCTTCTCCGCCGCGTCCTCGATGGCCGTGCCGGGCGACCGGCGTATTCCACCACGCCGGGGGTGCACCCGGCGCCGCCAGGCCGTCGGCAGCGTGAAGGTGTCCTCGTCGGGCAGCTCGACGGCCGAAGCGCCGGAGACCTGCGCCGCTTGCGCCGTCGGTGCCGCCTCGCCGGCCTCGCGGTAGCCCTTGCGCTCCTTCTCTCCGACGGCCTTGAGCAGATAGTCGCTCGCCGCGTCCGCCGAGGCGCACTCCTTCACCTGCGTACGGCCCGTCGTGCCGCAGCGCCCGAAGCGGATCGTCACCACGGAGCCCTCCGCCTCGGCCTCCCAGAACTTTGCCGAGCCCCCGTCGACGTACTCCCAGCGCGTCACAGCCACTCCCCATCGTTGTGCCCGGAGCTACCCAGTCCGGATGATCAGTGGCGTCACAGTAGCGAGGCCCACTGACAACGGAGCGGAGTGCTGCGCCGCCCCCGTCGCCCTCCTGGGAACTCCCCACAGCAGAAGTTCAGTTGCTTGCCGACGGTGAGGACGCCTGCGAGGATCACGTGATCGGACTGATCGACTGATCGACGGCCGGAGAATCTTGAGCAGTCAGGGGAGCCTCGTATGACCGGGACCGAGCCGGCCGGCAAGCGGATCGACACCAGCAAGCCGCATCCGGCCCGGGTGTACGACTGGTTCCTGGGCGGCAAGGACAACTATCCGGTCGACGAAGAGCTCGGCCGCCACATCATGAGCATCGACGCGCGCGCCAAGCATGTCGCGCAGACCAACCGGTGGTTCATGCAGCGCTTCACACGCTGGATGGCGGGCGAGGCGGGCATACGCCAGTATCTCGACATCGGCACCGGCATCCCCACCGAGCCCAATCTGCACCAGATAGCCCAGGCCGCCGCCCCCGAGTCCCGCATCGTCTACGCCGACAACGACCCCATCGTGCTGACGCACGCGGAGGCGCTGCTGCGCAGCACGCCCGAGGGCATGACCGACTACATCCAGGCGGATGTACGCGACCCCGAGCGCATCCTCGAGCAGGCCGGGAAAGTCCTCGACTTCGGGCAGCCGATCGCCCTCTCGCTGGTGGCGCTGCTGCACTTCGTCGGCGACGAGGACAGCCCCTACGACCTGGTCCACCGGCTCGTGGACGCGCTGCCGGCCGGCAGCTATCTCGTCCTGTCGCAGCTCACCGCCGACTTCGACCCGGTGGCCGTCCGGCGCGGAGTCGACATGTACGCGGCCGGCGGTGTCACGCTCGCCCCGCGTTCGCGCGCCGAGGTCGAGCGCTTCTTCCACGGGCTGGAGCCGACCGAGCCCGGTATCGTCCCGCTGACGCAGTGGCACCCGGAGCTCGGTGTCGACGAGGTCTCCGACGGGGACGAGGCGGTCTCGCTGTATGCGGGAGTGGCCCGCAAGCCGTAACCGGGGGAGCGGAGGCGGGGGGTGGGGCGATCTGCCGTACTCCCCAAATTCTGCTTATGATTCACGGGTGTTCGATGCCCGGCACATCAGGACGTTCCACGAAGTGGTCAGAGCCGGTTCGTACTCGGCCGCCGCTCGCGCGCTCGGCTATACGCAGCCCGCGATCACGCAGCAGATGAAAGCCCTGGAACGGGACGTCGGCACACCGCTGTTCATCCGGGTCGGCCGCGGCCTGCGCCTCACCGAGGCCGGAGAGGCGCTCTCGCGGCACGCCACGGTCATCCTCGACAGCATGTCCGCCGCACAGCAGCAGATGGGTGCCCTCACCCGGCTGCGGGCGGGACGGGTGCGTGTCTGTGCCTTCCCCAGTGCCAATGCCTCGCTCATCCCCGAGACGCTGGCCCGGCTCGCCGCCGACCACCCCGGGGTGCGCGTCGACCTGCTGGAGAACGAGCCGCCCGAGTCGCTGCAGCGGCTGGTGCGCGGCGAATG includes:
- a CDS encoding DUF5682 family protein, whose protein sequence is MPALFLGVRHHSPACARLVARTIEEVRPAYVLVEGPADMNGRLDELLLGHDLPIAVFSHYRDEERAATSWAPLCDYSPEWVALTSGRAAGAEVRFIDLPAWHPAFAERSNRYADAEARYAEATERLCRHFAVDSVDALWDRLFEVEPDDGLAERLDTYFALVRGEAEADPGDRTREAYMASWVRAAVAEAGERPVLVVTGGFHRPALRTLAAHGESSWPEVPAPPQDALAGSFLVPYSFRQLDAFAGYQSGMPSPGYYQQVWEHGTEAAADTLLRAVAGRLRGRKHPVSTADLIAARSLTQGLTALRGHPRPARIDVLDGLAGALISDDLDQPLPWTTRGPLAAGTHPVVVEMVAACSGDRTGRLHPATPAPPLVHDVAAQLGRLKLDGHERAFTLDLTRAPDLERSQVLHRLRVLGIPGYARTSGPRHGADPVFTERWEPQSRPGREAALVEAGAYGARLEEAAAVALGDTAAGPLAQTLFDAVLCGVGELSVQLLSQLSAETGEFLEPGPLGDVLATALGLWRHDRVYGIARSPLLATVVDGAAGRLLWLLEGVRGGASGVDFARLGAVVAVRDALLHAPALLSVSREAAVAVARRIGRDPDAPADLRGAAFGLHRSLGAPGDETSVVRAAAPDTLGDWLAGLFALARDEVTAHGADGADTDTDTDTDTDTDSNDGDGAESLIDVLDGIVAAMTDADFLTGLPALRQAFAYFPPRERERIARRLLERRKVHGSARTLLRTSADPLLIARAKSLEENVTQLLDRYSLRVAP
- a CDS encoding DUF4132 domain-containing protein translates to MTRWEYVDGGSAKFWEAEAEGSVVTIRFGRCGTTGRTQVKECASADAASDYLLKAVGEKERKGYREAGEAAPTAQAAQVSGASAVELPDEDTFTLPTAWRRRVHPRRGGIRRSPGTAIEDAAEKTGLRVKEEAEWIEEFLLSPKTAPQLAEAARAQLGGDANPVGAAVLAALTGIYPLPADAWADTWVSSYGLPFAAAAVVELFELDVHYLQRGQDRTDPWIGELGPSAPPYAASQRRPAADRVRALLAATDEATYREAVAALAERRGTDRRRIVASYLVPTETDWVAACCAHPGVSGEEDETVRAMLFCSLNSPDQVAQLGSRGGFGWYGWTVTSIGTVAEGVGPAVAPLLAEPLSHTYRSSDTVKLIAGVLCELPTDEAFGILLSHSDDKHVRPALLKAAHRYPVRALRMLAVADGPTARQLLSAHVGAHRDLVEAVLPTLGEEIAAALAPLLDRQVRIADAPADALPALLTSPPWVNRRPAAKAGVVAGLTAVSEPAVSWLPGEQQEWADTPSWHRSWSASQTWMHDAEALRRELRSGSVRSAGAFIHAPAELIRPLLDDWDPDDLWDGADVLKPIVARFEESALGLLLRVAARQPSSLGPLLLPYVDVRVARQMADWAIRLTSTAGTARSWFVRHGAAAAALLVPDAVGKAGPARRRAEHALRLIAAAHSTETVRTAASAYGPEAVAVVDETLSADPLENALPTRMPEPVEWAEPTLLPQILVRTGEALPADATRHAVTMLALSKPGETYPGIAVLKEVCDAGSLAEFVWALFEQWRLSGMPSKQSWALHALGLLGDDETVRRLTPLVRVWPGEGAHHRAVEGLDVLASIGTDVALLHLHGVAQRVKFKALKVRAQEKIAVVAESLGLTGEQLADRLVPDFGLSADGSTVIDYGTRRFTVGFDEQLRPYVLDQDGKRRKDLPQPGARDDAELAPAERKRFMALKKDVRTIASDQMRRLETAMVAGRSWPAAEFCELFVQHPLLWHLVRRLVWLSESAGTVTAFRVAEDRTFADVEDDEFTLPEDASVRLPHPLHLGDSLSSWSEVFADYEILQPFPQLGRPLYAPTDQEAQGSRLTRFEGITVPTGKLLGLQRRGWERGTPQDAGVERWFSKKLAPERYLVIDLYEGIAVGALDVFPDQKLETIWLGTAPGDFSPRAHHPLRFGDLDPVAVSEVLADLLELAEAAK
- a CDS encoding SAM-dependent methyltransferase; this translates as MTGTEPAGKRIDTSKPHPARVYDWFLGGKDNYPVDEELGRHIMSIDARAKHVAQTNRWFMQRFTRWMAGEAGIRQYLDIGTGIPTEPNLHQIAQAAAPESRIVYADNDPIVLTHAEALLRSTPEGMTDYIQADVRDPERILEQAGKVLDFGQPIALSLVALLHFVGDEDSPYDLVHRLVDALPAGSYLVLSQLTADFDPVAVRRGVDMYAAGGVTLAPRSRAEVERFFHGLEPTEPGIVPLTQWHPELGVDEVSDGDEAVSLYAGVARKP
- a CDS encoding AAA family ATPase, giving the protein MSTADPKRDTDTAADQELLQRPPAEVRYAAELAALRAADSDPRPPGWELSLRAARRFIVGDESAGISRKFVGNPSLVDRALVTLATSRGLMLVGEPGTAKSLLSELIAAAVAGTSTLTVQGGAATTEDQIKYSWNYALLVSEGPSKRSLVPAPMLRGMAEGRLVRFEEITRCPLEVQDSLLSLLSERVLAIPELGGAEGMVFARPGFNVIATANTRDRGVNEMSAALKRRFNFETVFPIPDLDTELALVEAEASALLRRSGVETPPDRDVLEVLVSTFRELRSGTTREGAPTDRPSAVMSTAEAVSVAHAVGIRGWFLRAEAGSAADVVACLAGTAAKDSPEDLARLRRYLEQQVSRRRGPQWKALYDARHLLAD
- a CDS encoding VWA domain-containing protein, which produces MTGTEPGRAPAADPSLERWRLILGAPAERCTGPLGTEAATRDAALEWLYGRDPELAERGVRRAGPHGREGGDGPSAVTAVDWLDDVHRLFPKETIERLERDAVERYGIQEIVTDPAVLERIEPSATLLRAVLRTKHLMNPEVLRLARRIVEGVVRQLMERLKPEVHRAFTGTRSRRPSRLPLARDFDFRQTVRANLAHYQPDRRRVLIERPYFHSRTRRHLEQWQLVLLVDQSGSMAGSVIHSAVTAACLWGLPGLKTHLIAFDTSVVDLTSEVTDPVELLMRVQLGGGTDIARAVDYGAGLVENPRRCVFAIVSDFYEGGDPYRLVRTVRSLVGQGTTVLGLASLDEEANADYDRALAGRLAEAGAHMGAMTPGRLAEFVAERLGR